The following are from one region of the Trichoplusia ni isolate ovarian cell line Hi5 chromosome 1, tn1, whole genome shotgun sequence genome:
- the LOC113499965 gene encoding laminin subunit gamma-1 → MAPVPSLFITLILSIVLSVNAQDYYHTPRIGSKQLASCYNSEGLPQRCIPEFENAAFMVQMEATNTCGDHGSKVYCIQTSAGTSTRSCDSCQPGQFSSYYLTDLHYEQDNQTWWQSETMKEGIQYPNQVNLTLHLGKAYDITYVRIVFYSPRPQSFAIYKKTDEHRDWEPFQYFSASCRDTYGVQEQRAAELGAETRALCTSEYSDISPLTSGNVLFSTLEGRPSAFTFDSSPELQEWVTATDLRISLDRLNTFGDEIFGDVQVLQSYWYAIADVAVGARCKCNGHASVCETQELSDGTRTRACRCEHNTAGRECEKCLDFYNDAPWGRASPTNVHECKACNCNGFSNKCEFDKDLYERTGHGGRCLDCAENRDGANCERCKENFFQGSGDICLPCNCNPTGSRSLQCNAEGKCQCKPGVTGDKCDICAPNHYEFTVQGCKPCGCNESGSYGNTPQCDPQTGVCLCKQNVEGRQCRECKPGFFNLDLSNEFGCTPCFCFGHSSQCSSAPKYQAHETSAHFIRDSERWAAEDDQERSVQLQFNANTQNIAVASQGMETLYFLASSQFLGDQRPSYNHDLKFSLRLGEVRGYPSAQDIILEGPRASVSINIYAQNNPEPTNQAQEYSFRLHEDPRYGWTPTLSNFEFMSLLQNLTAIKIRGTYNKPGEGYMMNFKLDTAKIGREKGSAPANWVEKCSCPKAYVGDYCEECAPGFKHEPANGGPYSTCIPCDCNGHAHICDTATGFCICKHNTTGSNCELCAKGFYGNAIAGTADDCKPCPCPKDSGCIQLMDGNIVCTDCPEGYAGPKCEVCADGYFGDPTGQFGPPKQCELCQCNGNVDPNAVGNCNRTTGECLKCIYNTAGDHCDKCLSGYFGDALDPKKKGDCKPCQCHESGTVESAEGPPQCDGLTGFCTCHPHVIGRNCDKCEDGYFNINSGTGCEPCECNLEGSYNNTCDAYNGQCYCKPGIDGNHCDRCRAYHYGFSGEGCRDCDCDEWGSTNYQCDMSGQCSCQENVEGRRCDRCMENKKRRADGQGCEDCPACYNLVQDSVNQHRKELKELDDILAKISKSPTVVENADFDKELQQVRGEIERLAEEAAAELGGAPGASLTDSLADLADRLLDVRNMLFKIEDESYDGNEAVERSKGNVSKAEDTIEAAQKEINSALEYLDGEGAAALSKARNRSDQFGKQSVDMSALAKESRLLAEKLENEARNIRDIADKAFNTSLTANKIAKDGITKQANISNEVQILTNELNAASGKLNSMSELAAQALQRARDVYDEALGLYAEVNTTLLPDIKLKQLKDVAKDMNKTIDEKSAELEHLMADNENTLEQLEGAIKQGRSLLEQGHDRQDELNDLLAKLDELQEQARNDVELTNQTLKDANEIYKTLKEFSDQVTESRQLAEQAAMDVPAVQHKIALADDSINSITEQLYTASDKAKEARDLAQQAQKEFADKASEAAHEVRKKSSTSRAEASKLRFEAEKLSTRVQETAQQIENLEKEAADNMQLTRDAKMKVGQANTDALEADKQVTKGLEDLKVIMDELQNLPTLDDQALDRLQESLDKAEADLIAVDLDGKIKSLTEAKNNHQRWMKQYEDEHDHLHLEVQNIKEILSQLPEGCFKRIVLEPTEGPSRNFR, encoded by the exons AGATGTATCCCGGAGTTCGAGAACGCCGCGTTTATGGTGCAGATGGAGGCGACCAACACGTGCGGCGACCACGGCTCCAAAGTCTACTGCATCCAAACCTCGGCCGGCACGTCAACTAG ATCGTGCGACAGCTGCCAGCCGGGCCAGTTCTCCAGCTACTATCTGACTGACCTGCATTACGAGCAGGACAACCAGACGTGGTGGCAGTCCGAGACCATGAAGGAAGGCATTCAATATCCTAACCAGGTCAACTTGACGCTACATTTAG GCAAGGCTTACGACATAACTTACGTGAGGATCGTGTTCTACTCGCCCAGACCGCAGAGCTTTGCCATCTACAAGAAGACAGATGAGCACAGGGACTGGGAGCCATTCCAGTACTTCAG TGCTTCCTGCCGTGACACTTATGGTGTTCAAGAACAGAGAGCTGCAGAGTTGGGTGCCGAGACTCGAGCTCTCTGTACCAGTGAATATTCAGACATATCTCCACTGACCAGTGGAAACGTGCTGTTCTCAACCTTGGAAGGAAGACCTTCGGCTTTCACCTTCGACAGCAGTCCTGAATTACAG GAATGGGTAACGGCCACCGATCTACGTATCTCCTTGGACCGCCTGAACACATTCGGAGACGAGATCTTCGGGGACGTGCAGGTGCTACAGTCTTACTGGTATGCTATCGCCGACGTGGCCGTGGGAGCGAGGTGCAAGTGCAACGGACACGCGTCCGTGTGCGAGACACAGGAACTGTCTGATGGGACCCGGACTAGAGCTTGCAG ATGTGAACACAATACTGCTGGTCGCGAGTGCGAGAAATGTCTGGACTTCTACAACGACGCGCCGTGGGGCAGGGCGTCGCCCACCAACGTGCACGAGTGCAAAG CGTGCAACTGCAACGGGTTCTCGAACAAGTGCGAGTTCGACAAGGATCTGTACGAGCGCACGGGCCACGGCGGCCGCTGCCTCGACTGCGCTGAGAACAGGGACGGGGCCAACTGCGAGCGCTGCAAGGAGAACTTCTTCCAGGGCTCCGGCGATATCTGCCTGCCATGCAACTGTAACCCTACTG GATCTCGCAGCCTGCAATGTAACGCTGAAGGCAAGTGCCAGTGCAAGCCTGGCGTGACGGGTGACAAGTGCGACATCTGTGCCCCGAACCACTACGAGTTCACGGTGCAGGGCTGCAAGCCGTGCGGCTGCAACGAGTCCGGCTCGTACGGCAACACGCCGCAGTGCGACCCCCAGACCGGCGTCTGTCTGTGCAAGCAGAACGTCGAGGGCAGGCAGTGTAGAGA GTGTAAACCCGGCTTCTTCAACCTGGACCTGAGCAACGAGTTCGGTTGTACGCCGTGTTTCTGCTTCGGGCACTCGTCGCAGTGTAGTTCGGCCCCCAAGTACCAGGCGCACGAGACCAGCGCGCACTTCATACGGGACTCGGAGCGCTGGGCGGCCGAGGACGACCAGGAGCGCAGCGTGCAGCTGCAGTTCAATGCTAACACACAGAACATCG CGGTGGCATCCCAAGGCATGGAGACTCTCTACTTCCTGGCCTCGAGCCAGTTCCTGGGCGACCAGCGTCCGTCATACAACCACGACTTGAAGTTCTCGCTCCGGCTCGGCGAGGTGCGAGGGTATCCCTCAGCACAGGACATCATACTCGAAGGGCCCAGGGCCTCCGTCTCCATCAACATCTACGCTCAGAACAATCCGGAACCCACTAACCAG GCACAAGAATACAGCTTCAGACTGCACGAGGACCCGCGCTACGGCTGGACCCCGACTCTATCTAACTTCGAGTTCATGTCTCTGCTCCAAAACTTGACGGCCATTAAAATAAGGGGAACTTACAACAAGCCGGGCGAGGGTTACATGATGAACTTTAAGTTGGACACGGCCAAGATCGGGCGGGAGAAGGGTTCGGCGCCCGCCAACTGGGTGGAGAAGTGTTCGTGCCCGAAGGCTTATGTCGGGGATTACTGCGAGGAGTGCGCGCCCGGGTTCAAGCACGAGCCAGCTAACGGAGGCCCCTACTCCACCTGCATACCCTGCGACTGTAACGGACACGCGCACATCTGTGACACGGCCACTG GTTTCTGTATCTGCAAGCACAACACGACTGGCAGCAACTGCGAGCTTTGCGCGAAGGGTTTCTATGGCAACGCCATCGCTGGCACCGCGGACGACTGCAAGCCCTGCCCGTGCCCCAAGGACAGCGGCTGCATCCAGCTCATGGACGGGAACATCGTCTGTACTGACTGCCCTGAGGGCTACGCTG GTCCAAAATGCGAGGTATGCGCCGACGGTTACTTCGGCGACCCGACAGGACAGTTCGGTCCGCCGAAGCAGTGCGAGCTGTGCCAGTGCAACGGCAATGTGGACCCCAACGCCGTCGGCAACTGCAACAGGACAACCGGCGAATGTCTCAAGTGTATCTACAATACCGCCGGCGATCATTGCGATAAGTGTTTGAGTG GCTACTTCGGCGACGCACTGGACCCTAAGAAGAAGGGCGACTGCAAGCCGTGCCAGTGTCACGAGTCGGGCACCGTGGAGAGCGCGGAGGGCCCCCCGCAGTGCGACGGACTCACCGGGTTCTGTACCTGCCACCCTCATGTCATCGGCCGCAACTGTGACAAGTGCGAG GACGGCTACTTCAACATAAACTCTGGCACGGGCTGCGAGCCGTGCGAGTGCAACCTGGAGGGCTCCTACAACAACACCTGTGACGCGTACAACGGACAGTGTTACTGCAAGCCTGGTATCGACGg TAACCACTGCGACCGCTGCCGCGCGTACCACTACGGCTTCTCCGGCGAGGGCTGCCGCGACTGCGACTGCGACGAGTGGGGCTCCACCAACTACCAGTGCGACATGTCCGGACAGTGCTCCTGCCAGGAGAACGTCGAGGGGAGGCGATGTGATCG ATGCATGGAGAACAAGAAGCGTCGCGCCGACGGCCAGGGCTGCGAGGACTGCCCCGCGTGTTACAACCTGGTGCAAGACAGTGTCAACCAACACAGGAAGGAACTGAAGGAACTTGAtgat ataTTAGCGAAGATCTCGAAGTCACCTACAGTGGTTGAGAACGCGGACTTCGACAAGGAGTTGCAGCAGGTGCGCGGCGAGATCGAGCGTCTGGCGGAGGAGGCGGCGGCCGAGCTGGGCGGCGCGCCCGGCGCCAGCCTCACCGACAGCCTGGCAGACCTGGCCGACAGGCTGCTCGACGTCAG GAACATGTTATTCAAGATCGAAGACGAGAGCTACGACGGTAACGAGGCGGTGGAGCGCAGCAAGGGCAACGTGTCCAAGGCGGAGGACACCATAGAGGCCGCGCAGAAAGAGATCAAC AGCGCTTTAGAATACCTGGACGGCGAAGGCGCAGCAGCGCTGTCGAAGGCTCGCAACAGGTCCGATCAGTTCGGCAAGCAGTCTGTCGACATGTCAGCGTTGGCCAAGGAGTCCAGACTACTCGCGGAGAAGCTGGAGAACGAGGCGCGGAACATCCGGGACATCGCCGACAAAGCCTTCAACACATCCCTCACCGCTAACAAGATCGCTAAGGATGGGATCACTAAGCAAGCCAATATCAG TAACGAAGTACAGATCCTTACGAACGAGTTGAACGCGGCGTCAGGCAAGCTGAACAGTATGTCGGAGTTGGCGGCGCAGGCTCTGCAGCGAGCGCGCGATGTCTACGACGAGGCATTGGGACTGTACGCTGAAGTTAACACTACTCTGCTACCAGATATCAAGCTAAAACAACTTAAAGATGTCGCCAAAGATATGAATAAGACG ATCGACGAGAAATCCGCTGAACTGGAACACCTGATGGCGGACAATGAGAACACGTTGGAACAGCTAGAGGGCGCCATCAAACAGGGCCGGAGTCTCCTCGAACAGGGCCACGACAGACAGGACGAGCTGAACGACCTGCTCGCCAAGCTGGACGAGCTGCAGGAACAGGCAAGGAACGATGTCGAGCTCACCAACCAGACGCTGAAGGATGCCAACGAGATATATAAGACCTTGAAAG AGTTCAGCGACCAGGTGACAGAGTCTCGCCAGCTGGCTGAGCAGGCGGCCATGGACGTGCCCGCTGTGCAGCACAAGATAGCGCTGGCGGACGACAGCATCAACAGCATCACGGAACAGTTGTACACGGCCAGCGACAAGGCCAAGGAGGCGCGAGACCTCGCGCAACAAGCGCAGAAGGAGTTCGCCGATAAAGCTTCAGAG GCGGCACACGAAGTCAGGAAGAAATCATCGACGTCGAGAGCCGAGGCTTCCAAACTGAGGTTCGAGGCTGAGAAACTGTCAA CTCGCGTGCAGGAAACGGCACAACAGATCGAGAATCTCGAGAAGGAGGCAGCTGACAACATGCAGCTTACACGAGACGCCAAAATGAAG GTCGGTCAAGCAAACACCGATGCGCTGGAAGCCGATAAGCAGGTGACCAAGGGTCTCGAGGATCTGAAAGTCATCATGGACGAGCTGCAGAACCTGCCCACCCTGGACGACCAGGCGCTCGACCGATTAC AGGAGAGCTTGGACAAGGCAGAGGCTGACCTCATAGCGGTCGACCTGGACGGCAAGATCAAGAGTCTGACCGAAGCCAAGAATAACCATCAGAG GTGGATGAAACAGTACGAGGATGAACACGACCACCTGCACCTTGAGGTGCAGAACATCAAGGAGATACTGAGCCAGCTGCCCGAGGGCTGCTTCAAGCGCATCGTGCTGGAGCCCACCGAGGGGCCCAGCAGGAACTTCCGCTAA